The Mycobacterium paragordonae DNA segment CTGCATACGGACAATCGCGTCGTCGCTCGGTTCTGCTACGGCGGTCCCCTGGGTGGCCCGGATCGCCTCCAAGCCTTGATAGGTGGCTACCCGCGCGGCGACCGAGAACGCGACGGACGGACGAGTGGGCACCGTTGGCTGATGCCCCGGTGGGGCGTGGAGCCCGTGCGCGTAGGCTCCAAACGGATCGACCGCGACCAACCGGGGCATGCGGGTGGCCAGGCCGAGAGCGATCAGGTCGGCAAAACCCCGGCGAATTCCAGACAGTCCGTCCCCGTAGGCGGTCGGGACGACGACCACGTCGGGCGGCTCTCCGAGTTGTCCCCACAGCTCATAGGCGATCGTCTTGTATCCTTCCACCCCGAACGGGTTGGAACCGATCGGCGGCGTCACTGCCCCGGAGATCGGGGTCCAGCCGAACGCCTCGACCGCTTGGCGCAGTACCGACCACCGGTCCGGGCCTTTCTCGTACGCGACGAGGCGAGCGCCATAGGCTCGGATGAGAATGCTCATCTCGCGGGGTATCGATGACACCGTGAGGACGACGCACCGAAGCCCTGCTGCGGCTGCGTAGGCGGCCACTGCCGCGCCGTGGTTTCCCGTCGATGAGACGATGACGGTCGATGCTCCCGACGCCGCTGCCTTGGTGACGGCCGCGGCGGCCAGCCTGTCTTTGAATGACCACGTCGGATTGTGGGCTTCGTCTTTGAGCAGAAGCCCGTGTAGTCCAAGCCGGGGCCCTAGCCGTTTCAACGGAACGAGGGGCGTCTGACCTTCGCCCAAGGTCACCGGAGAGTCCCCTGGCGCCAGTGGCAGCAGATCGCGGTATCCGAAGATTCCTGCCTGCGACGCCTTCCACGGCAGAGGGCCGGCCTTGATCGCATAGACCGGGGTCAGATTCACTCCGATGCCAACGCGTGCGCAATTCGAACAGCCGAAGGCGGCTCTATCTTCCGGTGCTTCCTCGCCACAGCGGGGGCAACGGAGCAATCCGAGATACCGGGCGTTCATGTCGGGGTCGGCTGTTCGGCGTCAGCTCTGTCGTATCAGTTCGGTTTGAAGGTGCGGAGCCGGAGGCTGTTGGTCAGCACGAATACCGAGGAGAACGCCATAGCCGCACCCGCCAGCATGGGGTTGAGCAGGCCGGCGGCTGCCAGCGGCAAAGCGGCGATGTTGTAGGCGAATGCCCAGAACAGGTTGCCTTTGATCGTCGCCAACGTCTTACGCGAGAGCTCGATGGCGGCGGGCACCGAGCGCAGGTCTCCGCTGACCAGTGTCAGATCGCTGGCCTCGATCGCGACGTCGGTGCCGGTCCCCATCGCAAGCCCCAAATCGGCCTGCGCCAGGGCCGCGGCGTCGTTGACACCGTCACCGACCATGGCCACCACTTTGCCCTCGGCCTGCAGCCGCCGTACAACTTCCATCTTGTCCTGCGGCAGCACTTCGGCGATGACCTGGTCGATGCCCACCTGCCCGGCGATCGCACGGGCCGCGTCCGTGTTGTCGCCAGTCAGCATGATCGGGGTCAAACCCAGCGCTCGCAGCCGCTCGACGGCCTCGTGCGACGTCGGCTTGACCGAATCCGCCACCACCAGGATTCCCCTGGCCGTGTCATCCCAGCTGACCACGACCGCGGTCTTGCCTTCCGACTCGGCCTGACCCAACGACCCGGTGAGGCTGTCCGGTAGCTGCTGCGAGCGATCCGCCAGGAGTCGCCGGCCCACTGTCATAGCGTGACCCTCGACGATTCCCTGCACGCCCAACCCTTCCCGGTTGGCGAAACCCTCGACGCTGGGTAACTGGCCGATTTTCTCACGGGCTGCCCGGGCGATCGCCCTGCCGATCGGGTGCTCAGAAGAGTCCTCCAGCGCGCCCGCCAACCGCAGCACCTCAGCGGGTTGTTCATCGCGCGCAGCGATCACATCCAGCAGGGCCATGTTGCCGGTGGTGACGGTACCGGTCTTGTCGAGCACGATGGTGTCGATTCGCCGTGTCGACTCCAGCACCTCGGGTCCCTTGATCAAAATCCCGAGTTGGGCCCCACGGCCGGTGCCGACCATCAAGGCGGTCGGCGTGGCCAGACCCAGGGCACACGGGCATGCGATGATCAGCACCGCCACCGCCGCAGTGAAAGCTGCGGCGATGGATCCGGTTGTCACGATCCAGAACCCAAGTGTCGCCAGCGACAGCGCAATCACGATCGGCACGAAGATCCCCGATATGCGATCCGCCAACCGCTGCGCCTGCGCTTTGCCCGATTGCGCCTCTTCGACCAGCCTCGCCATCTGCGCTAACTGAGTATCTGCACCGATCCGGTTGGCGCGCACCACTATTCGTCCGCCGACGTTGACGGTGGCGCCCACTACCTGATCTCCGGGGCTTACTTCAACCGGCACCGACTCCCCGGTGAGCATGGAGGCATCCACCGCCGAGGAGCCCTCGATCACCAGGCCATCGGTAGCCACCTTCTCACCAGGGCGCACCACGAATTCGTCACCAACAGCGAGCTGCTCAATCGGGATGCGGTGCTCGACACCGTCTCTGCGCACCGCGACCACCTTGGCGCCGAGCTCTAGCAGCGCCCGCAGCGCCGCACCGGCCCGCCGCTTGGAGCGGACCTCGAAAAACCGGCCGGCAAGGATGAAGGTGGTGACGCCTGCGGCGGCCTCCAGATAAATGTTGCTGGTGCCATCGCTACGGGAGATCGTCAGCTCGAATTGGTGCCTCATGCCCGCCATACCGGCCGTGCCCCAGAACAACGCGTAGACCGACCAACCCAAGGCGGCGATCGTGCCCATCGAGATCAGGGTGTCCATGGTGGCGGTGCGATGCCGCAAATTCACCCAGGCGGCCTTGTGGAATGGCAGACCTCCCCACACCACCACCGGCGCGGCCAGCGTCAGCGAGAGCCACTGCCAATTGGCGAACTGCAGGGCGGGCACCATGGCCATCGCAAGCACCGGCACGGTCAACACCAGTGAAACCAGCAGCCGTTGCCTTATCGCCGCCGCCGGATCGGTTTCTGCGACCGGCGGGGAAGCCTCGTGGTTCATAGCCGCTGAACCCTGACTGGCCGCTTCCGCGGTATAGCCCGCCTGCGCCACCGTCGCCACCAACTGATCGGGTGCGACGTCGCCGACGTAGTCGACGTGAGCCCGCTCGGTGGCATAGTTGACCGAAGCGCTGACACCGTCGATCTTGTTGAGCTTCTTCTCAATCCGAGCCGCGCACGACGCACACGTCATCCCACCGATCCGCAGCTCAAGATGACGGGTGGTTTCCGTGGCGGAGTCCATGATTTTCCTTCAGTTGAATCAGTTGAAGTGGTACGGGCTGTTTCAGCGGACCAGCTGATAGCCGGCCTCTTCCACCGCGTTCTTGACCGCATCAAGCTCGATCACGCCATCGCTGTCGATGGTCACTTTGCCGCTGCCGAGCTCCACGTCCACTGCCGTGACATCAGGGATATTGCCGACTCCCTCACGGACAGAAGAAACGCAGTGCCCGCAGGTCATCCCAGAAACGGTGACGGTCAAGGTGCTCATCCCGCTCTCCAATCTGTAGCTAACGCTTGGTAATCTCTGTCTACCATACCCCCCTAGGGTAATCAACAGTTGATCAAGACGTGCGGCCCGGCTTGCTCCCCAAATCGGTGTCGTGGCTGTGGCATGCGGTAGAACTATCGAATACCCGGTTTTACCGCCCGAGAACTATCGAATACCCGGTTTTACCGCCCGCATACATGCACCATCGACCCGGCTACGAAGGGACCAGCAGATGCCGGTAGGCAAGTCCGATACCGTGACCGCGCCCGCAACGCCATTCGCGACAGGGACCATCGACCGCTCACTTCACCTGATCATCAACGCAATCGAGTCCAACCCACACACACCCGGCGCAGACGTCGATGTGACTCTGCACCTGCCAGGAGGAACTGTGACGGGTGTCATCGAGCCCTGCTGGCATTTCGACCAGAAGGTTCTTGGCTACCTTCAGAC contains these protein-coding regions:
- a CDS encoding threonine synthase, producing the protein MNLTPVYAIKAGPLPWKASQAGIFGYRDLLPLAPGDSPVTLGEGQTPLVPLKRLGPRLGLHGLLLKDEAHNPTWSFKDRLAAAAVTKAAASGASTVIVSSTGNHGAAVAAYAAAAGLRCVVLTVSSIPREMSILIRAYGARLVAYEKGPDRWSVLRQAVEAFGWTPISGAVTPPIGSNPFGVEGYKTIAYELWGQLGEPPDVVVVPTAYGDGLSGIRRGFADLIALGLATRMPRLVAVDPFGAYAHGLHAPPGHQPTVPTRPSVAFSVAARVATYQGLEAIRATQGTAVAEPSDDAIVRMQLELASAEGVYAEGASVLAVLAAQQLASRRWIDADESVVLLSTSSGLKDPRSTAGHLPELPVLAPTLTALEAALPPGMCT
- a CDS encoding heavy metal translocating P-type ATPase → MDSATETTRHLELRIGGMTCASCAARIEKKLNKIDGVSASVNYATERAHVDYVGDVAPDQLVATVAQAGYTAEAASQGSAAMNHEASPPVAETDPAAAIRQRLLVSLVLTVPVLAMAMVPALQFANWQWLSLTLAAPVVVWGGLPFHKAAWVNLRHRTATMDTLISMGTIAALGWSVYALFWGTAGMAGMRHQFELTISRSDGTSNIYLEAAAGVTTFILAGRFFEVRSKRRAGAALRALLELGAKVVAVRRDGVEHRIPIEQLAVGDEFVVRPGEKVATDGLVIEGSSAVDASMLTGESVPVEVSPGDQVVGATVNVGGRIVVRANRIGADTQLAQMARLVEEAQSGKAQAQRLADRISGIFVPIVIALSLATLGFWIVTTGSIAAAFTAAVAVLIIACPCALGLATPTALMVGTGRGAQLGILIKGPEVLESTRRIDTIVLDKTGTVTTGNMALLDVIAARDEQPAEVLRLAGALEDSSEHPIGRAIARAAREKIGQLPSVEGFANREGLGVQGIVEGHAMTVGRRLLADRSQQLPDSLTGSLGQAESEGKTAVVVSWDDTARGILVVADSVKPTSHEAVERLRALGLTPIMLTGDNTDAARAIAGQVGIDQVIAEVLPQDKMEVVRRLQAEGKVVAMVGDGVNDAAALAQADLGLAMGTGTDVAIEASDLTLVSGDLRSVPAAIELSRKTLATIKGNLFWAFAYNIAALPLAAAGLLNPMLAGAAMAFSSVFVLTNSLRLRTFKPN
- a CDS encoding heavy-metal-associated domain-containing protein; translation: MSTLTVTVSGMTCGHCVSSVREGVGNIPDVTAVDVELGSGKVTIDSDGVIELDAVKNAVEEAGYQLVR